The proteins below are encoded in one region of Chelmon rostratus isolate fCheRos1 chromosome 21, fCheRos1.pri, whole genome shotgun sequence:
- the jmjd1cb gene encoding probable JmjC domain-containing histone demethylation protein 2C isoform X2, with the protein MAVEARPELVGKRFLCVSGDEPPEIGDIGRWPWRSGVIRAVNHRDSDNPDLTVYVEFDDQEWEKREWVKVYEDFQLFLLEHQLVWAKRKEGAGGGAGAGGGAGGLLQGTKAKHIQWPALAFKPVVGKSLLSSVTAVEFLLDRQLDFLSDHSAYQPYQDEVDSQNPVLRDNHQLHEEVKGWLKDQKVQEIFMQGPYSLNGYRVRVYRQDSATQWFTGIITHHDLFSRNMVVMNDQVLEPQNVDPSMIQMTFLDDVVHSLLKGENIGITSRRRSRSSQNNNSAHSHYTRAQANSPRPIMTSSGPNPKGSQGTMASQQQSQSQQSQQPANQSHNSPGGSGREQREQRNSRSSRRKGSDSSVPEEDKDRREETIGRESKSKAKQAVNKRRKGEEDEKKAGLKRLKTDMTSDLSESSDSENPHNKRTAHSSCSSSSSSSSSSSSSSSSSSSSSSEPNSENELKTRNSDVKPSGVSKKEEDEKPLMQGTKINDSSPLIGRLSPWVELQAAEDSKKGVVKETGKMITKEEEELVAVTQITQSPRQQTPLMSETVQGSIIESSKNTVKASSRSQTPSMSHLHGSSVIDITDDAQATVHQESSEAVSALLASQKAESTSLSPYLPLNPSPVSSPPVPPSPSPSEGGRRTDIEPPMQQQQQQQGIMGGAMTAARSLGNKIEFAPSEVIRPVTSMAENVVLVEKEKSVLPHHLLHHHQQQQHQQHTQQQQHYTSIHPSIKSPSLSEETRKHPQQQPLPHKMNTVLPPDLAKSKMSPNPAQLDSLKQKLQHPNNSQHHPYPNTNPAELLKPKPHPGLLDISKPKPNTSPEVSKHKIPRYSDTSPPPTGRLSTKVEIAEPPRSGFKPVPARSESAGVSSSSSSTKSPLIIDKNETFTVYRDPALVRSDAENSASATVSSNHVAAYLHPHLHTLHSPSPHSPCLTSASHPHAASHLLAPPHTSALPHPHLLPPGVLPAMPPPAASLLGGHPRLDSPAGLGHLALPHPAATHQQQFLQGQGPPPPSLLAQAHSGAAGLGLYPILWQYPNGTPASYPPGLNLPPTTKWVHPENPVTEASLRRNTASPWLHQAAGSAGDSLGLLSHVPVRPASADAHRPPVKINTHASPPLSKASVDIHKEDVDKKGFVDPIRTLSLAQLKQEQTDRSRTPTGKDIHLHRLYLDPHSKARLANTQDAVQAADRANKYKEENRQILKESIEVAPFTAKIQRSSDPGMDRDRERCRDPAFPVRIPALASPSPKASHAHPHVIQSEKSNYFTTLSNSVVNEPPRLYPSKELSSYYDKVSAGAPGVVTSVGAAVPSQGALSLGSYSSKASLSKPPPLIKHQPEGGEGLAGKITEQLSQQVTLVQQQHQHHIDRIERRSPAISPSSSSTSSSFSAAPNHHHHHHQQQQQHQLRAMPSLHRAPVFHPPTQHALERKEAAEREKERERERERERERAGYGGRLSPPTLTPIQPVSLAAAGNKTLAEQQKPPTLLPELRDVKGHGNTAVVTSVASAISGEIMTSSTDGWRGGEMIQERGGSFSGEKGVSRSKPQAAMASVIVRPSTSIKYDNPIGASKSGAIINKEFPQRRFYTAKLHGECPRLGESVTEAGRVIQPNSNLDDMCIQYKKTSMRGMQGTLGASTINSVCRTSAFGIQIKSGASIPELGCSVSARVEISAHKTSTGGWVLSHSGPGEHQEGLGSRTTSPGGSLPPPSPVGTPQPSPSLTPTPSSVSSSSQSYSPSYVPLKKHIAAMAAAQSRGSFYTAPTSITTGNSSTAVDSIDKAPIHHSPPPPSSSQASSSSVDCSSSTLASGGTAPGKSSPLPNGHTSGSASTSSGQPSNYHKLKKAWLTRHSEEDRNTIASTSSTSTKPEKLPSTSTSTSNATAMSEMIKPCTVNLSASTSSEVEMSKDSGSKAERERQPEEKVGGAPGGGDERKAATSSRRGNKRPCESGSESGGDDSDTSESKMEGRAKRQPKPTYKKKQNDMAKRKGDNEKEEDDVKPNGIFRSAREKTKLKLASSNGIPRSVLKDWRKVKKLKQTGESFLQDDSCSEIGPNLQKCRECRVIRSKKGEEPAHSPVFCRFYYFRRLSYSKNGVIRMDGFSSPDQFDDEALALWVPGVLEESQLDQTTAKYILSFIGDKFCQMVVTENTAATWVKKDAKLAWKRAVRGVREMCDACEATLFNIHWVCQKCGFVVCLDCYKAKERRSSKDKELYGWLKCVKGQPHDHKHLMPTQIIPGTVLTELVSSMHSLREKHSIKSHCPCTHKQNLLTKLPATNGVSQVLQNVLNHSNKLSLVKAERGSQQNSDQGGTKAETNGGGGGGSSPGSDAGSAPVTPPESQSPLHFLADLAEQKSREEKKENKESVLLGKSVKEDKEGDSLEVLQQCKTTSLVANSTEQGSTLRDLLTTTAGKLKLGSTDAGIAFAPVYSTASQTGKGGRTMPNILDDIIASVVENKIPASRQNIATKLSIKQESGTPGGNNNNNNPAPAVTEDAKPDRKKSAPVTAEVPEESTNQYPDISHCWLNNKRLLWLKDHRNQNNWKLFRESWKQGQPVLVSGIHKRLNASLWKADSFNQEFADHQGDLLNCKDQVVSNSGIKEFWDGFEDITKRPKSKDGEPMVYRLKDWPSGEEFMALMPSRYDDLMKNLPLPEYSDPEGNLNLASHLPSFFVRPDLGPRLCCAYGVAASQDQDFGTANLHVEVSDVVSVLVYVGVAKGNGVLSKTGVLKRLEEEDLDEGVRRRLKDSSETPGALWHIYLNRDMDKVREFLHKLCKEQGLDVSQDQDPVREQGLYLSRKQRQRLLDEHGVQGWTVVQFLGDSVLIPAGAMHQVQNLHSCVQVINDFVSPEHVANSFHLTQELRPNKEEVNYEDKLQVKNILYHCVKEAVSSLKRGSSEEDDEEENS; encoded by the exons AGTCATTACACGCGAGCCCAAGCCAACAGCCCCCGCCCCATCATGACCTCATCAGGCCCCAACCCAAAAGGTTCCCAGGGGACGATGGCctcccagcagcagagccaatcacagcaaaGCCAGCAACCAGCCAACCAGTCACACAACTCGCCTGGCGGAAGTGGGCGGGAGCAGAGAGAACAACGCAACTCTCGCTCTTCCAGGAGGAAAGGATCAGATAGCAGTGTtccagaggaggacaaagacaggagagaagagacaaTAGGGAGAG AATCCAAGTCAAAGGCCAAGCAGGCAGTGAACAAACGCAGGAAGGGCGAGGAAGATGAGAAGAAGGCAGGTCTTAAGAGGCTGAAGACTGACATGACCTCTGATCTGTCAGAGAGCAGCGACTCAGAAAATCCACACAACAAGAGGACCGCCCActcctcttgctcctcttcctcctcctcgtcttcgtcatcctcctcctcctcctcctcctcctcttcctcctcgtccgAGCCCAACTCAGAGAACGAGCTCAAGACTCGTAACAGTGATGTGAAACCAAGTGGTGTTtcaaaaaaggaggaagacgAGAAGCCGCTGATGCAGGGCACCAAAATTAATGATTCCTCGCCTCTTATTGGTCGCCTGTCCCCATGGGTGGAGCTTCAAGCAGCAGAAGACAGCAAGAAGGGTGTAGTTAAGGAAACGGGCAAAATGATaacaaaagaggaggaggaattgGTTGCGGTAACACAGATAACCCAGTCTCCACGGCAACAGACGCCTCTGATGTCTGAGACCGTCCAGGGCAGCATTATAGAGAGCAGCAAGAACACTGTGAAAG cgtCATCTCGATCCCAGACGCCGTCAATGTCCCACCTCCATGGCAGTAGTGTGATCGACATCACAGATGACGCTCAGGCGACAGTGCACCAGGAGAGTTCAGAAGCCGTGTCGGCGCTCCTCGCCTCCCAGAAGGCCGAGTCCACATCCCTCTCACCTTACCTCCCCCTCAacccctctcctgtctcctcgCCCCCTGTCCCAccatctccctctccatcaGAAGGAGGACGCAGAACTGATATCGAACCTccaatgcagcagcagcagcagcagcagggcattATGGGAGGTGCTATGACAGCAGCCAGGAGCTTAGGGAACAAGATAGAGTTTGCTCCCTCGGAGGTCATCAG GCCTGTCACATCGATGGCTGAAAATGTGGTGctggtggagaaggagaaatCTGTCCttcctcatcatcttcttcatcatcatcaacaacagcagcatcagcagcacacacaacagcagcaacactaCACATCTATCCACCCCAGCATTAAGAGCCCATCTCTGTCTGAGGAGACAAGAAAACACCCACAACAACAACCGCTCCCCCACAAGATGAACACAGTCCTCCCCCCTGACTTAGCCAAATCCAAAATGAGCCCCAACCCAGCTCAGCTTGACTCCCTTAAACAGAAACTCCAGCACCCCAACAACTCTCAACACCATCCCTACCCCAACACAAACCCAGCTGAGCTTCTCAAGCCTAAGCCCCACCCAGGCCTACTGGACATCTCCAAACCTAAACCCAACACCTCCCCAGAGGTGTCTAAACATAAAATACCCAGGTACTCTGATACCTCCCCTCCTCCGACAGGCCGTTTGTCCACTAAAGTAGAAATAGCAGAACCTCCGCGGTCTGGTTTCAAGCCAGTGCCAGCGCGGTCGGAGTCGGCTGGAGTCAGTTCGAGCAGCAGCAGTACCAAGAGTCCTCTGATCATCGATAAGAATGAGACCTTCACTGTTTACAGGGACCCAGCACTGGTCCGCTCAGACGCAGAGAACTCTGCCTCTGCCACCGTCTCCTCCAACCATGTGGCAGCCTATCTCCATCCCCATCTGCACACCCTCcactccccctccccccactccCCCTGTCTAACCTCTGCCTCCCACCCCCACGCTGCCTCTCACCTCCTCGCCCCTCCCCACACCTCTGCCCTACCTCACCCGCACCTTTTACCCCCCGGGGTGCTCCCGGCCAtgcctccacctgcagcatctCTTCTTGGAGGCCACCCTCGGCTCGACTCCCCTGCTGGGTTGGGCCACCTTGCCCTGCCTCACCCTGCAGCTACACACCAGCAGCAGTTCCTGCAG ggtcagggcccccctccaccctctctaCTAGCCCAGGCTCACAGTGGGGCAGCAGGGCTGGGCTTATACCCCATCCTCTGGCAGTACCCCAATGGAACGCCAGCCTCCTACCCCCCAGGGCTCAACCTGCCTCCTACAACTAAGTGGGTCCACCCTGAAAATCCTGTCACCGAGGCCTCTCTCAGAAGG aacaCAGCCAGTCCATGGCTGCACCAGGCTGCTGGTAGTGCTGGTGACAGTCTGGGTTTGCTGAGCCATGTTCCCGTTCGGCCAGCCAGTGCCGACGCCCACCGCCCCCCTGTCAAAATCAACACACACGCAAGCCCTCCGCTTTCAAAGGCCAGCGTGGACATTCATAAAGA agaTGTGGATAAGAAAGGCTTTGTGGACCCAATAAGGACGTTGTCGTTGGCCCAGCTGAAgcaggagcagacagacaggagtcGAACCCCTACAGGGAAAGACATCCATTTGCACCGCCTCTACCTAGACCCTCACAGCAAGGCTCGTCTGGCAAATACACAG GATGCAGTTCAGGCAGCAGATCGAGCCAATAAATATAAAGAGGAGAATCGGCAAATCCTGAAAGAGAGCATCGAGGTTGCTCCCTTCACGGCTAAGATCCAGCGCTCTAGTGACCCAGGGATggacagggacagagaaagaTGCAGAGATCCAGCCTTTCCTGTCCGGATACCAGCTCTTGCCTCCCCAAGCCCCAAAGCCAGCCATGCTCATCCCCACGTCATCCAGTCAGAAAAGAGCAACTACTTTACCACGCTGTCCAACAGTGTGGTGAATGAGCCTCCACGACTTTACCCCTCCAAGGAGCTCAGCTCTTACTATGACAAAGTGTCCGCCGGAGCTCCAGGAGTTGTGACCAGTGTTGGGGCTGCTGTGCCAAGCCAGGGAGCTCTATCCCTGGGCAGCTACAGCTCCAAAGCCTCCCTCTCCAAGCCCCCTCCCCTCATTAAGCACCagccagagggaggagagggttTAGCAGGCAAAATCACTGAGCAGCTCAGCCAGCAGGTGACACTTGTccaacagcaacatcagcacCACATAGACAGGATAGAACGCCGCAGCCCAGccatttctccttcctcctcctctacatcttcctccttctctgcagctcccaatcaccatcatcaccaccaccaacagcaacagcaacaccaGCTCAGGGCAATGCCATCTCTCCACCGTGCGCCTGTCTTccatccacccacacagcaTGCGTTGGAACGTAAAGAGGCTGCAGAAcgggagaaggaaagagaacgagagagggagagggagagggagagagccgGTTATGGTGGACGCTTGTCTCCACCAACCCTCACACCCAtccagccagttagcttagcagcAGCTGGTAACAAAACAttggcagagcagcagaagccCCCCACGCTGCTGCCGGAACTCAGGGACGTCAAAGGTCATGGAAACACTGCCGTTGTCACCTCTGTGGCCTCAGCCATCAGTGGGGAGATTATGACTTCATCTACAGATGggtggagaggtggagagatgATTCAGGAAAGAGGTGGCTCCTTCTCTGGAGAGAAAGGAGTGTCAAGGAGTAAGCCCCAAGCCGCAATGGCATCAGTCATTGTGCGTCCATCGACATCTATCAAGTACGATAATCCCATTGGTGCTAGCAAATCTGGTGCTATAATCAATAAGGAGTTCCCCCAGAGGAGGTTCTATACAGCCAAGCTTCATGGGGAATGTCCTAGACTAGGGGAGAGTGTAACAGAAGCTGGCAGGGTTATTCAACCTAATTCCAACTTGGATGACATGTGTATCCAATATAAAAAGACTTCTATGCGTGGCATGCAGGGAACTTTGGGAGCCAGTACCATAAACTCTGTGTGCAGGACATCAGCTTTTGGCATACAGATTAAAAGTGGGGCATCCATCCCTGAGCTGGGCTGCTCAGTCTCAGCACGGGTAGAGATTTCAGCGCATAAAACTAGTACTGGTGGCTGGGTGCTGAGCCACTCTGGACCAGGAGAGCACCAGGAGGGGTTAGGCTCACGCACCACATCTCCAGGTGGGTCTCTGCCTCCCCCTAGTCCAGTAGGGACACCCCAGCCCAGTCCAAGCCTGACACCCACACCTAGCTCCGTTTCTAGCTCCAGTCAGTCTTACTCCCCCTCCTATGTCCCCCTCAAGAAGCACATAGCTGCCATGGCTGCAGCCCAATCCAGAGGAAGCTTCTACACTGCTCCCACATCCATCACAACTGGAAACTCCTCCACGGCTGTTGATTCAATTGACAAAGCTCCCATTCACCACTCCCCTCCGCCACCCTCCTCCAGCCAAGCCTCATCATCCTCGGTCGATTGCAGTAGCAGCACCTTGGCAAGTGGGGGAACGGCACCAGGCAAGTCCAGTCCCCTGCCTAACGGCCATACCTCTGGGTCGGCCTCGACAAGCAGCGGACAGCCCAGTAACTACCACAAGCTGAAGAAAGCCTGGTTAACCCGACActcagaggaggacaggaacaCAATTGCTAGTACAAGCTCCACCAGTACTAAACCAGAGAAACTgcccagcaccagcaccagcacaaGTAACGCCACAGCCATGTCAGAAATGATCAAACCCTGTACCGTCAATCTCAGCGCCTCCACCTCCAGTGAGGTGGAAATGAGCAAAGACAGCGGAAGCaaagcggagagagagaggcagccagaGGAGAAGGTGGGAGGAGCACCAGGAGGAGGGGACGAAAGGAAAGCAGCTACTTCATCAAGGCGCGGGAACAAACGGCCATGCGAGTCCGGCTCAGAGAGCGGGGGAGATGATTCTGACACCAGTGAGAGCAAAATGGAGGGCCGCGCCAAGCGTCAGCCTAAACCAACCtataaaaagaaacagaacgACATGGccaagagaaaaggagacaacGAAAAGGAGGAAGATGACGTGAAGCCCAATGGCATCTTCAGATCAGCCCGAGAGAAGACTAAACTCAAACTGGCCAGCAGCA ATGGGATCCCCCGATCTGTGCTGAAGGACTGGAGGAAGGTGAAGAAGCTGAAGCAGACAGGGGAGTCTTTCCTGCAGGACGATTCGTGTTCAGAAATAGGACCCAACCTGCAGAAGTGTCGGGAGTGCAGGGTGATCCGCAGCAAGAAGGGCGAAGAGCCTGCACATTCCCCTGTCTTCTGCCGCTTCTACTATTTCAGACG GCTTTCCTACAGTAAAAATGGAGTCATCCGAATGGATGGCTTCTCCTCTCCAGACCAGTTTGATGATGAAGCCCTGGCCTTGTGGGTTCCTGGGGTGCTGGAGGAGAGCCAACTGGACCAAACCACAGCCAAGTACATCCTCAGCTTCATAGGAGACAAGTTCTGTCAGATGGTTGTGACTGAGAATACTGCAGCTACCTGGGTCAAGAAGGATG CCAAGCTGGCGTGGAAGCGAGCGGTGAGGGGGGTGCGGGAAATGTGTGACGCCTGTGAGGCAACACTCTTCAACATCCACTGGGTCTGTCAGAAATGCGGCTTCGTTGTCTGCTTGGACTGCTACAAGGCCAAGGAGAGAAGGAGCTCCAAAG ATAAAGAACTGTATGGCTGGCTGAAGTGTGTGAAAGGCCAGCCCCACGATCACAAACACCTCATGCCAACACAGATCATACCTGGCACag TGCTGACAGAGTTGGTGTCTTCCATGCACtctctgagagaaaaacacagcatcaaaTCCCACTGTCCCTGCACCCACAAACAGAACCTCCTCACCAAACTACCGGCCACGAACGGAGTCTCACAG GTTCTGCAGAATGTCCTGAACCACAGTAACAAACTGTCCCTGGTGAAAGCTGAGCGGGGCTCTCAGCAGAACTCTGACCAAGGAGGAACCAAGGCAGAGACTaatggaggaggtggtggaggaagcagtCCAGGCAGTGATGCAGGAAGTGCTCCTGTCACCCCACCAGAGTCCCAGTCACCTCTGCACTTCCTGGCTGACCTGGCAGAGCAGAAATccagggaggaaaagaaag AAAACAAGGAGTCAGTGCTGCTTGGTAAATCAGTGAAGGAGGACAAAGAGGGGGACAGCCTGGAGGTCCTGCAACAGTGCAAAACCACCTCACTGGTGGCAAACAGTACAGAGCAGGGATCCACACTCAGAGATCTGCTCACCACCACAGCAGGGAAGCTGAAGCTGGGCTCTACTGATGCAGGAATTGCATTTGCACCAGTCTACTCCACTGCTTCACAG actggaaaaggtGGGCGGACCATGCCCAATATCCTTGATGACATCATTGCTTCAGTAGTTGAGAATAAAATCCCTGCCAGCCGCCAAAACATCGCCACCAAACTGTCAATCAAGCAAGAGTCTGGCACCCCTggtggcaacaacaacaacaacaaccctgcCCCTGCTGTTACTGAGGATGCCAAACCAGACAGGAAGAAGTCAGCGCCTGTTACTGCAGAAGTGCCAGAGGAATCCACCAATCAGTATCCTGATATTTCCCACTGCTGGTTAAACAACAAGCGGTTACTGTGGTTGAAAGATCACCGCAACCAGAACAACTGGAAGCTGTTCAGAGAGTCCTGGAAACAAGGACAG ccTGTGTTAGTGTCAGGGATCCATAAACGGCTCAATGCCAGTCTGTGGAAAGCTGACTCCTTCAACCAGGAGTTTGCAGACCATCAGGGAGACCTCCTCAACTGTAAAGACCAAGTGGTGTCCAACTCTGGGATCAAGGAGTTCTGGGATGGATTTGAGGACATCACCA AGCGGCCCAAGTCTAAGGATGGAGAACCCATGGTCTACAGACTGAAGGACTGGCCTTCTGGAGAGGAGTTCATGGCCCTCATGCCATCAAG ATATGATGACTTGATGAAGAACCTGCCCCTGCCAGAGTACTCAGATCCAGAGGGCAACCTCAACCTGGCCTCCCACCTGCCATCTTTCTTTGTCAGGCCAGATCTGGGGCCAAGACTATGCTGTGCCTACG GTGTAGCTGCGTCTCAGGACCAGGACTTTGGAACTGCCAACCTCCATGTGGAAGTCTCCGATGTTGTCTCTGTTCTGGTCTATGTAGGAGTAGCCAAAGGCAATGGAGTCCTGTCCAAAACTG gagtgttGAAgcgtctggaggaggaggatctggATGAGGGGGTTCGGAGGAGGCTCAAAGACTCCAGTGAGACACCGGGGGCGCTGTGGCACATCTATCTTAACAGAGACATGGACAAAGTCAGAGAGTTCCTGCACAAG CTCTGCAAGGAGCAGGGATTGGATGTGTCGCAAGACCAGGACCCAGTCAGAGAGCAGGGATTGTACCTGAGCAGGAAGCAACGTCAACGGCTGCTGGATGAACACGGAGTTCAGGGTTGGACTGTCGTTCAATTCCTGGGAGACTCTGTACTCATACCAGCAGGGGCCATGCACCAG GTCCAGAACCTCCACAGCTGTGTTCAGGTCATCAATGACTTTGTGTCTCCTGAGCATGTGGCCAACTCCTTCCACCTCACCCAGGAGCTCCGGCCCAATAAAGAGGAGGTAAACTACGAGGATAAACTACAG gtgaAGAATATCTTGTACCACTGTGTGAAGGAGGCAGTGAGCTCTCTGAAGAGAGGCAGCTCCGAGGAAGACGACGAGGAAGAGAACTCATGA